The segment TCGTCGAGCATTTTCGCGCTGCCTACAGTGATCACTATCTGGCGCTCGAGTCCGAGCCGTCGCTTCTCTATCCGGGGGTCGCTGATACGTTGGCGCAGCTGCGCGAGCGTGGTCATCTGCTCGCTGTAGCGACCGGAAAGGGGCGGCGTGGGCTTGATCGCGTTCTGGCGGGGCAGGGCTGGCTGGATTTCTTCGATGTGACGCGGTGTGCGGACGAGACGGCGGGCAAGCCCGATCCTCTGATGCTTCACGAGATTCTGGCTTTCACGGGGCATCAGCCAGGGCAGGCGCTGATGGTCGGCGACTCGGTGTTTGACATGCAGATGGCGCAACGAGCAGGCGTGGATAGCGTGGCGGTGAGTTACGGGGCTCAGTCTGAAGCGGTGCTGCGAGAGTGGTGCCCGCGACTGGTCGTTGATGATTTCTCCGAGCTGGATGAATGGCTGGCGCGGTGTGATTGAGAGGGCGGTATGACCGATGAGTGGAAGGCCTCTTCCGAGGTGAGCGGCAAGGATGATCGCAGTAGCTGGAAACTGCTGGAAAAGACCTTGCTGGCAGGTATTCAGGAGCAGCGTCGAGCGCGACGCTGGGGGATATTCTTCAAGCTGCTGACCTTCGTCTATCTGTTCGGGGCGCTGTTGATCTTCTCGCCGGTCATGGAGATGGGCGGTGATGGTGCGCGCGCTGAGAGCCATACGGCGGTCATCAATGTTCGCGGCATGATCGCCGATGAGGAGTCGGCCAGCGCCGATAACATCGTGGGCGCATTGCGCGCGGCATTCGAGGACTCCAACACCAAGGGCGTGATTTTGCGGATCAACAGCCCGGGGGGTAGCCCGGTTCAGTCGGGGTAC is part of the Stutzerimonas balearica DSM 6083 genome and harbors:
- a CDS encoding HAD-IA family hydrolase, which encodes MNRYPLLIFDWDGTLVDSIARIVESIHVAEAACDLAPQSDKAIRGIIGLSLSEAFCVLYPHVIDDGRLVEHFRAAYSDHYLALESEPSLLYPGVADTLAQLRERGHLLAVATGKGRRGLDRVLAGQGWLDFFDVTRCADETAGKPDPLMLHEILAFTGHQPGQALMVGDSVFDMQMAQRAGVDSVAVSYGAQSEAVLREWCPRLVVDDFSELDEWLARCD